One genomic region from Alosa alosa isolate M-15738 ecotype Scorff River chromosome 12, AALO_Geno_1.1, whole genome shotgun sequence encodes:
- the LOC125304604 gene encoding transmembrane protein 250: MPVIPIPRRVRSFHGPHTTCMHSACGPARTAQLVRSKYNNFDLYLKSRLMYGFVRFLLYFGCSLFTSLLWVALSALFCLQYVGVRVFLRLQYKLSIILLLLGHQRLDFSLLNDLLIYCMHVTMFLVGGLGWCFMVFVDM, translated from the coding sequence ATGCCTGTGATCCCCATCCCTCGGCGGGTTCGCTCCTTCCATGGCCCCCACACCACCTGCATGCACTCGGCCTGCGGCCCGGCGCGCACCGCACAGCTGGTGCGCTCCAAGTACAACAACTTCGACCTGTACCTGAAGTCGCGCTTGATGTACGGCTTCGTGCGCTTCCTGCTCTACTTCGGCTGCAGCTTGTTCACCTCCCTCCTGTGGGTGGCGCTGTCCGCCCTTTTCTGCCTGCAGTACGTGGGCGTGCGCGTCTTCCTGCGGCTGCAGTACAAGCTGTCCATCATCCTGCTGCTACTCGGACACCAGAGGCTGGACTTCAGCCTCCTCAACGACCTCCTCATCTACTGCATGCACGTCACCATGTTCCTGGTGGGTGGCCTCGGCTGGTGTTTCATGGTCTTCGTGGACATGTAG